In Erigeron canadensis isolate Cc75 chromosome 6, C_canadensis_v1, whole genome shotgun sequence, the following are encoded in one genomic region:
- the LOC122604683 gene encoding protein C2-DOMAIN ABA-RELATED 4-like, whose product MEHLLGLLSIHVQKGVNLAAKDILGSDPYIVFRLGNQTLKTRVIKNNNNPVWDEVIHIAIFEPLPIKFEVYDKDTFSCDDEMGDAEFDIKPFIEALKMRLDNLPDEAIIATVKATRTNCLSEDSCITWSKGKVVQNMVLRLRNVTSGEIEMQLGWINVPGSKGLK is encoded by the exons ATGGAGCACTTGTTGGGTTTGTTAAGTATTCATGTACAAAAAGGAGTAAACCTTGCCGCAAAGGATATTCTAGGCAGCGATCCTTACATTGTTTTCCGATTAGGAAATCAG ACATTGAAGACTCGAGTAATTAAGAATAACAACAATCCTGTATGGGATGAAGTTATTCACATTGCCATTTTTGAACCTCTTCCAATCAAATTC GAAGTATATGATAAGGATACATTCTCGTGTGATGATGAAATGGGAGATGCAGAATTCGACATCAAACCCTTTATAGAAGCGTTAAAAATGCGTTTGGACAATCTACCAGACGAAGCGATCATTGCAACTGTAAAAGCGACAAGAACAAATTGTTTATCTGAAGACAGCTGCATAACATGGAGCAAGGGAAAAGTTGTCCAAAATATGGTACTTCGATTGCGAAATGTGACATCCGGTGAAATTGAGATGCAATTAGGATGGATAAATGTTCCTGGTTCTAAAGGTctaaagtaa